The DNA window TCGTTGGAGGAGGTCCTTAATTTTAAGGCATAGCAACAAAGTTGCCCATAAATTGACTTCGTATGTCGCATTTGCCCCGTTTCTGTAATTCAACCCAACGTTTGCTGGTTGAAGCAAACCGAAAGGCCCTTTTCGGGCAATTACGATAATTTTTGGGAATCGGGAACGTTTCGTTGTGTGTGCTGCAATCAAGCTCTTTTCACTTCAAAAGCCAAGTTTAATTCACACTCTGGATGGCCAAGTTTCTTCCAGCCAGTTGCTACGGAGGCTATTACCCATAAAGCCGACGATAGTTTGGGTATGAGTCGCACTGAGGTGCTTTGTTCAGGTTGTGGTGCTCACTTAGGCCACGTCTTTGATGACGGGCCCAAGCCAACGCAAAAGAGATATTGTATTAATTCTGTCGCACTTGTTTTTGTTGCAGATCCTGAATAATTTTCCCGAATAATTTTAAAGTCCAAGCTCTTGGGTCTCGAGTTCATAAAGTTCATC is part of the Pseudomonadota bacterium genome and encodes:
- the msrB gene encoding peptide-methionine (R)-S-oxide reductase MsrB, producing MDFVCRICPVSVIQPNVCWLKQTERPFSGNYDNFWESGTFRCVCCNQALFTSKAKFNSHSGWPSFFQPVATEAITHKADDSLGMSRTEVLCSGCGAHLGHVFDDGPKPTQKRYCINSVALVFVADPE